From the Acidovorax carolinensis genome, one window contains:
- a CDS encoding class 1 fructose-bisphosphatase, translating to MAKNISLTRYLVEQQRVDGLIPGQLRLLLEVVARACKSISHAVNKGALGGVLGSAGSENVQGEVQKKLDIIANEVLIEANEWGGHLAGMASEEMDGIYVVPNRYPKGEYLLLFDPLDGSSNIDVNVSIGTIFSVLKMPEDDRGVDEGDFLQPGNQQVAAGYCVYGPQTTLVLTVGDGVAMFTLDREQGSFVLTQENVRIPEDTKEFAINMSNMRHWDEPVKRYIDECLQGKEGPRGKDFNMRWIASMVADVHRIMTRGGIFMYPWDKREPHKPGKLRLMYEANPMGWLIEQAGGAATNGKQRILDIQPTQLHERVSVILGSKNEVDRVTSYHSKL from the coding sequence ATGGCAAAAAACATCAGCCTGACCCGCTACCTGGTCGAACAGCAACGCGTGGACGGTCTCATCCCCGGCCAACTGCGCCTGCTGCTTGAAGTGGTCGCGCGGGCCTGCAAGAGCATCAGCCACGCCGTCAACAAAGGCGCCCTCGGTGGCGTGCTCGGCAGTGCCGGCAGTGAGAACGTGCAGGGCGAAGTCCAGAAAAAGCTCGACATCATCGCCAACGAGGTGCTGATCGAGGCCAACGAATGGGGCGGCCACCTGGCCGGCATGGCCAGCGAGGAAATGGACGGCATCTATGTGGTGCCCAACCGCTACCCCAAAGGCGAATACCTGCTGCTGTTCGATCCCCTCGATGGTTCCAGCAACATTGACGTGAACGTGAGCATCGGCACCATCTTCAGCGTGCTCAAGATGCCCGAAGACGACCGCGGCGTGGATGAAGGCGACTTCCTGCAGCCTGGCAACCAGCAGGTGGCGGCAGGTTATTGCGTTTATGGACCACAGACCACGCTGGTGCTCACGGTGGGCGACGGCGTGGCCATGTTCACGCTTGACCGCGAACAGGGCTCGTTCGTGCTGACGCAAGAAAATGTGCGCATTCCCGAGGACACCAAAGAATTCGCCATCAACATGAGCAACATGCGCCACTGGGACGAGCCCGTGAAGCGCTACATTGATGAGTGCCTGCAGGGCAAGGAAGGCCCGCGCGGCAAGGACTTCAACATGCGCTGGATCGCCAGCATGGTGGCCGACGTGCACCGCATCATGACCCGCGGCGGCATCTTCATGTACCCCTGGGACAAGCGCGAACCCCACAAGCCCGGCAAGCTGCGCCTGATGTACGAGGCCAACCCCATGGGCTGGCTCATCGAACAAGCTGGCGGCGCCGCCACCAACGGCAAGCAACGCATCCTGGACATCCAACCCACCCAGTTGCATGAACGCGTCAGCGTGATCCTGGGCTCAAAAAATGAGGTGGACCGCGTGACAAGCTATCATTCCAAGCTATAA
- a CDS encoding restriction endonuclease — protein sequence MAFIDDIAAAHGVPADNLLVQYLLRKTRAADRGSKARRSLGNLYALYVLAEDYLAGNTSRFTDLLARMRALPFGAKLQNHPLDNRLNDEFSRQLGVNGELLPVHAAVVAGQKARTLSPALLRHGGADPTMVARFVVAAIQAYVEQITANQSSALEEIQAIETIEDLGEFFDAAFAANSDARLFEIASYVLLAEHYRGKVVYFGDSPATARATPLELFRAGRTNANDGGIDFVLRPLGRIFQVTETLDFRKYFLDFEKVNRYPISFVIKVYGAGDEVKQRIQQDAVRSGLYSPAMISVYMSLFEEVITLDDLQGAASRIPDSALDRVKAQLSLQFKLEYGLLD from the coding sequence ATGGCATTTATCGACGATATTGCAGCGGCCCACGGGGTTCCCGCAGACAACCTGCTAGTGCAGTACTTGCTACGAAAAACCCGGGCAGCCGACCGAGGCAGCAAAGCAAGACGGTCCCTTGGGAATCTGTATGCACTTTATGTGCTAGCAGAAGATTACTTGGCTGGAAATACCTCCCGCTTTACTGATCTGCTAGCCCGAATGCGCGCGCTGCCTTTTGGGGCAAAGCTGCAAAATCACCCACTCGACAACCGTTTGAACGATGAATTTTCACGCCAGCTCGGCGTCAATGGAGAGCTGCTTCCTGTCCATGCGGCAGTAGTCGCGGGTCAAAAGGCGAGGACTCTTTCACCGGCTCTTCTCAGGCACGGAGGCGCAGACCCAACGATGGTTGCGCGCTTTGTGGTCGCAGCAATACAAGCTTATGTTGAGCAGATTACTGCCAACCAGTCGAGTGCATTGGAAGAAATTCAAGCGATAGAGACCATCGAAGACTTGGGAGAGTTTTTCGACGCGGCATTCGCTGCGAATTCAGATGCTCGCCTATTTGAAATTGCCTCGTATGTCTTGCTGGCTGAGCACTATCGTGGGAAGGTTGTTTATTTCGGAGACTCTCCAGCAACAGCGAGGGCAACTCCGCTTGAGCTCTTTCGAGCTGGGAGAACAAATGCAAATGACGGAGGTATTGATTTTGTGCTGCGCCCCCTTGGGAGGATTTTCCAAGTCACTGAGACGCTAGATTTCCGCAAGTATTTTCTAGATTTTGAGAAGGTTAATCGTTACCCCATATCCTTTGTAATTAAAGTCTATGGAGCTGGCGACGAAGTGAAACAGCGAATCCAGCAGGATGCAGTACGATCAGGTCTCTACAGTCCCGCGATGATTTCCGTCTACATGTCGTTGTTTGAAGAGGTGATAACGCTGGATGATCTTCAAGGCGCGGCATCAAGAATTCCTGATTCCGCGCTTGATCGAGTTAAGGCTCAGCTCTCCTTACAATTCAAGCTGGAGTATGGGCTGCTCGACTAA
- a CDS encoding aminoacyl-tRNA deacylase: MAKKDGKGAHVSETPATQLLKANQVAFTEHPYDYVEHGGTAHSAASLGLHEHMVVKTLVMQDQDAKPLIVLMHGDCKVSTKNLARQIGAKSVDPCKPEVANRHSGYLVGGTSPFGTRKTMPVYIEASVLELPRIAINGGRRGFLVQIDPQVCVQLLGATPVHCALAE, translated from the coding sequence ATGGCCAAGAAAGACGGCAAGGGCGCGCATGTGAGCGAGACCCCCGCTACGCAACTGCTCAAGGCAAACCAGGTGGCGTTCACCGAACACCCCTATGACTATGTGGAGCATGGCGGTACCGCGCACAGTGCCGCCAGCCTGGGGCTTCATGAGCACATGGTCGTCAAAACCCTGGTGATGCAGGACCAGGACGCAAAGCCGCTCATCGTGCTGATGCATGGCGACTGCAAGGTGTCCACCAAGAACCTGGCGCGGCAGATTGGTGCCAAGTCGGTCGATCCGTGCAAGCCCGAGGTCGCCAACCGCCACAGCGGCTATCTGGTGGGTGGCACCTCGCCGTTTGGCACGCGCAAGACCATGCCGGTGTACATCGAAGCGTCGGTGCTGGAGCTGCCGCGCATTGCCATCAATGGCGGGCGGCGCGGTTTTCTGGTGCAGATCGACCCGCAGGTGTGCGTTCAGTTGCTGGGTGCCACGCCGGTGCACTGCGCGCTGGCAGAATAG
- the plsY gene encoding glycerol-3-phosphate 1-O-acyltransferase PlsY has product MNAVYPVLATVAAYLLGSLSFAVIVTRLMGLNDPRTYGSKNPGATNVLRSGSKAAAIVTLLLDAVKGWLPVVLVRWFGKPYGLEDGTIALVGLAAFLGHLWPVFFRFEGGKGVATALGVLLGISGWLGLATAATWLIVAFFFRYSSLASLVAAVFAPVYYLLVSGVVWYAETSIAVAIAIMAMLLAWRHKDNIRRLIEGKESRLGGSKAAPAPKHKP; this is encoded by the coding sequence TTGAACGCCGTGTATCCCGTCCTTGCCACTGTGGCTGCCTACTTGCTGGGCTCGCTGTCGTTTGCGGTCATCGTGACGCGCCTGATGGGGCTGAACGACCCGCGCACCTATGGCAGCAAGAACCCCGGCGCCACCAACGTGCTGCGCTCGGGTTCCAAGGCCGCCGCCATCGTGACCTTGCTGCTGGATGCGGTGAAGGGCTGGCTGCCCGTGGTACTGGTGCGCTGGTTTGGCAAGCCCTATGGCCTGGAAGACGGCACCATCGCGCTGGTGGGGCTGGCGGCGTTTCTGGGGCACCTGTGGCCCGTGTTCTTCCGTTTCGAGGGGGGTAAGGGCGTGGCCACCGCTTTAGGCGTGCTGCTGGGCATCAGCGGCTGGCTGGGGCTGGCCACGGCGGCCACCTGGCTCATCGTGGCCTTTTTCTTTCGCTATTCGTCGCTGGCCTCGCTGGTGGCGGCGGTGTTTGCGCCCGTGTATTACCTGCTGGTCAGCGGCGTGGTCTGGTATGCAGAGACCAGCATTGCCGTGGCCATTGCCATCATGGCCATGCTGCTGGCCTGGCGCCACAAGGACAACATCCGGCGCCTGATCGAAGGCAAGGAGTCGCGCCTGGGCGGTTCCAAGGCGGCCCCTGCGCCCAAGCACAAGCCGTAG
- the prfB gene encoding peptide chain release factor 2 (programmed frameshift): MDAERINLIGNTLSDLTVRTQELRRYLDFDAKFERLRTVNASLEDPAVWNDPKKAQELGKEKKSLDGVVLTLDKLTRELADNAELFEMSKEEGDEAGLLTIEAETAKLKPEIEQLEFRRMFSNEADPLNCFVDIQAGAGGTEACDWASMLLRQYLKYAERKGFKTTVEEETPGDVAGLKSATIKIEGEYAYGLLRTETGVHRLVRKSPFDSSGGRHTSFASLFVYPEIDDSIQIDINPADVRTDTYRASGAGGQHINKTDSAVRLTHIPTGIVVQCQDGRSQHGNRDIAWQRLRSRLYDHEMRKRQEEQQKLEDTKTDVGWGHQIRSYVLDNSRIKDLRTGVEISATQKVLDGDLDAFIEASLKQGV; encoded by the exons ATGGACGCAGAACGTATCAACCTCATCGGCAACACCCTCTCCGACCTGACCGTGCGCACGCAAGAGTTACGGAGGTATCTT GACTTCGATGCCAAATTCGAACGTCTGCGCACGGTAAACGCCTCGCTGGAAGACCCCGCGGTCTGGAACGACCCCAAGAAAGCCCAGGAATTGGGCAAAGAGAAAAAATCGCTCGACGGCGTGGTGCTCACGCTCGACAAGCTCACGCGTGAGCTGGCCGACAACGCCGAGCTGTTCGAGATGAGCAAGGAAGAAGGCGACGAAGCCGGCCTGCTCACCATCGAGGCCGAAACTGCCAAGCTCAAGCCCGAGATCGAGCAGCTCGAATTCCGGCGCATGTTCAGCAACGAGGCCGACCCGCTCAACTGCTTTGTCGACATCCAGGCTGGCGCCGGCGGCACCGAGGCCTGCGACTGGGCCAGCATGCTGCTGCGCCAGTACCTCAAGTACGCCGAGCGCAAGGGCTTCAAGACCACGGTCGAAGAAGAAACGCCGGGCGACGTTGCCGGGCTCAAGAGCGCCACGATCAAGATCGAGGGCGAATACGCCTATGGCCTGCTGCGCACGGAAACCGGCGTGCACCGCCTGGTGCGCAAGAGCCCGTTCGACAGCTCGGGCGGGCGCCACACCAGCTTTGCCAGCCTGTTCGTCTACCCCGAGATTGATGACTCGATCCAGATCGACATCAACCCGGCCGATGTGCGCACCGACACCTACCGCGCATCGGGCGCGGGCGGCCAGCACATCAACAAAACCGACTCGGCCGTGCGCCTGACGCACATCCCCACGGGCATCGTGGTGCAGTGCCAGGACGGCCGCAGCCAGCACGGCAACCGCGACATCGCCTGGCAGCGCCTGCGCTCGCGCCTGTACGACCACGAGATGCGCAAGCGCCAGGAAGAACAGCAAAAACTCGAAGATACCAAGACCGATGTGGGCTGGGGTCACCAGATCCGCAGCTATGTGCTGGACAACAGCCGCATCAAGGACCTGCGTACCGGCGTCGAAATTTCGGCCACCCAGAAAGTGCTGGACGGCGATCTGGACGCATTCATCGAAGCCTCCCTCAAGCAGGGCGTTTAA
- a CDS encoding alpha/beta fold hydrolase codes for MYPALRTSRSHFIPLRTLRYHLHIWGEAAPCSTPLVLLHGWMDVGASYQFVVDAFSEAFAAGRQIIAPDWRGFGQSRLPSPCDHYVFADYLADLDQLLDQLVGEQPIDLVGHSMGGNVAMMYAGVRPARIRRLVNLEGFGLPATRPDQAPTRYAQWMDEMKQLPQGGMALKAYDSAAGVAQRLMKTNPRLSQDKADWLARHWAAPNAAGRWEILGDPAHKVTSAQLFRLDEVLAIYAAISAPTLAVEACDDSLGRWWKGQYSLDEYHQRLTHVRNCRVAVVPDAGHMLHHDQPDAVAALIEQFVGDM; via the coding sequence ATGTACCCAGCACTCCGCACCAGCCGCAGCCACTTCATCCCCTTGCGCACCCTGCGCTACCACCTGCACATCTGGGGCGAGGCCGCTCCATGCAGCACCCCGCTGGTGCTGCTGCATGGCTGGATGGATGTGGGCGCGTCCTACCAGTTTGTGGTGGATGCGTTCTCCGAGGCCTTTGCAGCGGGACGCCAGATCATTGCGCCCGACTGGCGCGGCTTTGGCCAAAGCCGCCTGCCCTCGCCCTGCGATCACTATGTGTTTGCCGACTACCTGGCCGACCTCGACCAGCTGCTCGACCAGTTGGTGGGCGAGCAGCCCATTGATCTGGTAGGCCACAGCATGGGCGGCAACGTGGCCATGATGTATGCGGGCGTGCGGCCTGCGCGCATCCGGCGCCTGGTCAACCTCGAAGGTTTCGGCCTGCCGGCCACCCGGCCCGACCAGGCCCCCACCCGGTATGCGCAATGGATGGACGAAATGAAGCAGCTGCCGCAGGGCGGCATGGCCCTCAAGGCCTATGACAGCGCAGCCGGCGTGGCCCAGCGCCTCATGAAAACCAACCCGCGCCTGTCACAGGACAAGGCCGACTGGCTGGCCCGGCACTGGGCCGCGCCCAACGCCGCTGGGCGGTGGGAAATCCTGGGCGACCCGGCCCACAAGGTCACCAGCGCGCAGCTGTTTCGCCTCGACGAAGTGCTGGCCATTTACGCAGCCATCAGCGCACCCACGCTGGCCGTGGAAGCCTGCGATGACAGCCTGGGCCGGTGGTGGAAGGGCCAATACAGCCTGGACGAATACCACCAGCGCCTGACCCATGTGCGCAACTGCCGCGTTGCCGTGGTGCCGGACGCCGGCCACATGCTGCACCATGACCAGCCCGATGCGGTGGCGGCCCTGATCGAGCAGTTTGTCGGTGATATGTAA
- a CDS encoding aldo/keto reductase, with protein sequence MKTIQLGQSDLHVTPICLGTMTFGEQVSEADSHAILDRSLERGVNFIDTAEMYAVPARAPTFGATETIIGHWFAKNPGARQKLVLASKVAGPSRGMPWIREGKGMTAADIVASCEGSLRRLQTDVIDLYQIHWPERHVPAFGIKYYDPAKETAQTPIHEQLQALAGLVKAGKVRHVGLSNETPYGAHEFVRLAEQHGLPRVATVQNPYCLINRSYDNALDETCHRLNVSLLAYSPLGFGLLTGKYDASGIEGPDAPQGARIASYESVRKQRWGRPEALAAARRYNQLAREHGLTPTQLALAFCYTNWRVASTIIGVTSLAQLDEDLAAWGTTLSPDLLAAIDQIRWQVGDPAI encoded by the coding sequence ATGAAAACCATCCAGCTCGGTCAGAGCGACCTGCATGTCACCCCCATCTGCCTGGGCACCATGACTTTTGGCGAGCAGGTGAGCGAGGCCGATTCCCATGCCATTCTCGATCGCTCGCTGGAGCGCGGCGTCAATTTCATCGACACGGCCGAAATGTATGCCGTGCCGGCCCGGGCGCCAACCTTTGGTGCCACCGAAACCATCATCGGCCACTGGTTTGCCAAGAACCCGGGCGCGCGCCAGAAGCTGGTGCTGGCCAGCAAGGTGGCCGGGCCCTCGCGCGGCATGCCCTGGATTCGCGAGGGCAAAGGCATGACGGCCGCCGACATCGTGGCCTCGTGCGAGGGCAGCCTGCGCCGCCTGCAGACCGATGTGATCGACCTCTACCAGATCCACTGGCCCGAGCGCCATGTGCCGGCCTTTGGCATCAAATACTACGACCCGGCCAAGGAAACCGCGCAGACGCCGATCCACGAGCAGCTGCAGGCGCTGGCCGGCCTGGTCAAGGCCGGCAAGGTGCGCCATGTCGGCCTGTCGAACGAAACGCCCTACGGCGCGCACGAGTTCGTGCGCCTGGCAGAGCAGCATGGCCTGCCGCGCGTGGCCACGGTGCAGAACCCCTATTGCCTGATCAACCGTAGCTACGACAACGCGCTCGACGAAACCTGCCACCGCCTGAACGTGTCGCTGCTCGCCTATTCGCCGCTGGGCTTTGGCCTGCTCACGGGCAAATACGACGCCAGTGGCATCGAAGGGCCTGATGCGCCCCAGGGCGCCCGCATTGCCAGCTATGAATCGGTGCGCAAGCAGCGCTGGGGTAGGCCCGAGGCGCTGGCCGCTGCCCGCCGCTACAACCAGCTCGCGCGCGAGCATGGCCTCACGCCCACGCAATTGGCGCTGGCCTTTTGCTACACCAACTGGCGTGTGGCCAGCACCATCATCGGTGTGACTTCGCTGGCGCAGCTCGACGAAGACCTGGCCGCCTGGGGCACAACGCTTTCGCCCGACTTGTTGGCGGCCATCGACCAGATTCGCTGGCAGGTGGGTGATCCCGCAATTTGA
- the yhdJ gene encoding adenine-specific DNA-methyltransferase, with product MTKSYTAEGHTIHHGEALEVLKTIETGSVDLVFADPPYNIGKDFDGIHDQVEESEYFDWCWKWLDECHRVLKPEGTFYLMNSTQNMPHIDLYCRTKFAILSRIVWSYDSSGMQARKFYGSLYEPILHMVKNPKSYTFNTEDILVEAKTGAKRGLIDYRKNPPQPYNTTKVPGNVWDFARVRFKMDEYENHPSQKPEALLERVIKASSNPGDIVLDPFGGSFSTSAVAKRLGRRSISIERNETYIKIGLRRVGIPSDYSEEALAKQKVRKTQNLSKKQRTKDLVEQPILQLEL from the coding sequence GTGACGAAATCATACACTGCCGAAGGGCACACCATACATCATGGGGAGGCACTTGAGGTTCTTAAAACCATCGAGACGGGGTCAGTCGATCTAGTTTTTGCGGACCCGCCTTATAACATAGGAAAAGATTTCGACGGAATTCACGATCAAGTTGAAGAGTCAGAATACTTCGATTGGTGCTGGAAGTGGTTGGATGAGTGCCACCGCGTTCTAAAGCCGGAGGGGACCTTTTATCTGATGAATTCCACGCAGAACATGCCTCACATCGACTTGTACTGTAGGACTAAGTTCGCAATCCTTTCTAGGATTGTCTGGTCCTATGACAGCTCAGGGATGCAGGCTCGAAAATTCTACGGCTCCCTCTATGAGCCAATACTCCACATGGTCAAAAACCCAAAGTCCTACACATTTAATACGGAGGACATCCTCGTCGAGGCCAAGACGGGTGCAAAGCGAGGTTTAATTGACTATCGAAAAAATCCACCGCAGCCCTACAACACGACAAAAGTGCCGGGGAACGTGTGGGATTTCGCCCGGGTTCGATTCAAGATGGATGAATACGAGAATCATCCATCTCAGAAACCAGAGGCCTTGCTTGAGCGAGTAATTAAAGCCTCGTCTAATCCAGGCGATATTGTGCTTGATCCTTTCGGTGGCTCTTTTTCGACCAGCGCCGTGGCAAAACGCCTTGGCCGGCGATCAATATCCATTGAGCGCAACGAGACCTACATAAAAATAGGTCTGCGCCGCGTGGGTATTCCGTCCGACTACTCAGAGGAAGCGCTTGCCAAGCAAAAAGTGCGCAAGACGCAGAACCTATCGAAGAAGCAGCGAACTAAGGATTTAGTCGAGCAGCCCATACTCCAGCTTGAATTGTAA
- the pepN gene encoding aminopeptidase N yields the protein MLLLRDGQGPAPAIHRADYQAPAWWIDTVDLTFDLDPAKTRVLNKMRLRRNPDVAAQPLRLDGEDLNLARVMVNGGGTSFKMDGNQLVLENLPEGTEPFDLEIFTTCAPAKNTQLMGLYVSQGTFFTQCEAEGFRRITYFLDRPDVMASYTVTLRADKALYPVLLSNGNLVDSGAIEDGRHFAKWVDPHKKPCYLFALVAGKLVAREQKIRSRSGTEHLLQVYVRPGDLGKTEHAMNSLMHSVAWDEARFGLPLDLERFMIVATSDFNMGAMENKGLNIFNTKYVLASEATATDTDFGNIESVVGHEYFHNWTGNRVTCRDWFQLSLKEGLTVFRDQEFSQDLAGSPSARAVKRIEDVRVLRTAQFPEDAGPMAHPVRPDSYIEINNFYTVTIYEKGAEVVRMMHTLVGREGFAKGMKLYFERHDGQAVTCDDFAQAIADANPTSDLARLLPQFKRWYSQAGTPRVQATGQYEAATRSYTLTLTQSCAPTPGQSAKEPFVIPVELGLLSANGAALPLQMAGESATGAVSRTVVLTEPTQTLTFVQVDAEPVPSLLRNFSAPVVLDIEYSDAQLLTLLAHDADAFNRWEAGQRLALRTAINAIANSAYETSASGIFDHQVVGADFIEAMRSVLRNPALDAAFKELVLTLPSETYIAEQLEVVDPQRIHAVREAMREQLALALQTDWERAWEQNQDTGGYRPDPVSSGRRALSGLALHMLCIAARRTGDVVWPGKAYQRFKVAANMTDRFNALTALVASGSELAAPALARFHALFKDEPLVIDKWFALQAGAPDRGGNVLPAVRQLMQHPDFSLKNPNRARSVIFSYCSANPGAFHRADAAGYVFWSDRVIELDAINPQVAARLARALDRWKKLAEPWRSGAREAIARVAARPDLSNDVREVVTRALAD from the coding sequence ATGTTGCTACTGCGTGACGGTCAGGGCCCAGCGCCCGCCATTCATCGCGCCGACTACCAGGCCCCGGCCTGGTGGATCGACACCGTCGACCTGACGTTCGACCTGGACCCCGCCAAGACCCGCGTGCTCAACAAGATGCGCCTGCGCCGCAACCCCGACGTAGCGGCACAGCCGCTGCGCCTGGACGGCGAAGATCTGAACCTGGCGCGCGTCATGGTCAATGGCGGCGGCACCTCGTTCAAGATGGATGGCAACCAGCTGGTGCTGGAGAACCTGCCCGAAGGCACCGAGCCCTTCGACCTGGAAATCTTCACCACCTGCGCGCCCGCCAAGAACACGCAGCTCATGGGCCTGTATGTGAGCCAGGGCACGTTCTTCACGCAGTGCGAGGCCGAGGGCTTTCGGCGCATCACCTACTTCCTGGATCGGCCGGACGTGATGGCCAGCTACACCGTTACGCTGCGTGCCGACAAGGCGCTGTACCCGGTGCTGCTCTCCAACGGCAACCTGGTGGACAGCGGCGCCATCGAAGACGGCCGCCACTTCGCCAAGTGGGTCGATCCGCACAAGAAGCCCTGCTACCTGTTCGCCCTGGTGGCGGGCAAGCTGGTGGCGCGCGAGCAGAAAATCCGCAGCCGCTCGGGCACCGAGCACCTGCTGCAGGTGTATGTACGCCCCGGCGACCTGGGCAAGACCGAGCACGCCATGAACTCGCTGATGCACAGCGTGGCCTGGGACGAGGCCCGCTTTGGCCTGCCGCTCGATCTGGAACGCTTCATGATCGTCGCCACCAGCGACTTCAACATGGGCGCCATGGAGAACAAGGGCCTGAACATCTTCAACACCAAGTACGTTCTGGCCAGCGAAGCCACCGCCACCGACACCGACTTCGGCAACATCGAAAGCGTGGTGGGCCACGAGTATTTCCACAACTGGACGGGCAACCGCGTAACCTGCCGCGACTGGTTCCAGCTCTCGCTCAAGGAAGGCCTCACGGTCTTTCGTGACCAGGAGTTCAGCCAGGATCTGGCCGGCAGCCCGTCGGCCCGCGCCGTCAAGCGCATCGAAGACGTGCGCGTACTGCGCACCGCGCAGTTCCCCGAGGATGCCGGCCCCATGGCCCACCCGGTGCGGCCTGACAGCTACATCGAGATCAACAACTTCTACACCGTCACCATCTACGAAAAGGGTGCCGAGGTGGTGCGCATGATGCACACGCTGGTGGGCCGCGAAGGCTTTGCCAAGGGCATGAAGCTGTATTTCGAACGCCATGACGGCCAGGCCGTGACCTGCGACGATTTCGCCCAGGCAATCGCCGACGCCAACCCCACCAGCGACCTGGCACGCCTGCTGCCCCAGTTCAAGCGCTGGTACAGCCAGGCCGGAACGCCCCGCGTGCAGGCAACGGGCCAGTACGAAGCGGCGACCCGCAGCTACACGCTCACGCTCACGCAAAGCTGCGCCCCCACGCCCGGCCAGAGCGCCAAGGAGCCGTTCGTCATTCCGGTGGAACTGGGCCTGCTCAGTGCCAACGGGGCCGCCCTGCCCTTGCAGATGGCGGGCGAAAGCGCCACGGGCGCCGTATCGCGCACCGTGGTGCTTACCGAGCCCACGCAAACGCTCACCTTCGTGCAGGTGGATGCCGAGCCGGTGCCCTCGCTGCTGCGCAACTTCAGCGCCCCGGTGGTGCTGGACATCGAGTACTCCGATGCCCAGCTGCTCACGCTGCTGGCGCACGATGCAGACGCCTTCAACCGCTGGGAAGCAGGCCAGCGACTGGCGCTGCGCACCGCTATCAATGCAATAGCTAATAGCGCTTATGAAACAAGCGCTAGCGGCATTTTTGACCATCAAGTTGTTGGCGCCGACTTCATCGAAGCCATGCGCAGCGTGCTGCGCAACCCGGCGCTGGACGCGGCCTTCAAGGAGCTGGTACTCACGCTGCCGTCCGAGACCTACATCGCCGAGCAACTCGAAGTGGTGGACCCACAGCGCATCCACGCTGTGCGCGAAGCCATGCGCGAACAGTTGGCACTGGCCCTGCAAACCGACTGGGAACGGGCCTGGGAGCAAAACCAGGACACCGGCGGCTACCGCCCCGACCCGGTCTCGTCGGGCCGCCGCGCCCTGAGTGGCTTGGCGCTGCACATGCTGTGTATCGCTGCCAGGCGCACCGGCGATGTGGTCTGGCCCGGCAAGGCCTACCAGCGCTTCAAGGTGGCGGCCAACATGACCGACCGCTTCAACGCCCTCACCGCCCTGGTGGCCAGCGGCAGCGAACTGGCGGCCCCGGCCCTGGCACGCTTTCACGCGCTGTTCAAGGACGAGCCGCTGGTCATCGACAAGTGGTTTGCCCTGCAGGCGGGCGCGCCCGACCGCGGTGGCAATGTACTGCCCGCCGTGCGCCAGCTCATGCAGCACCCGGACTTCAGCTTGAAGAACCCCAACCGCGCGCGCAGCGTGATCTTCAGCTACTGCAGCGCCAACCCCGGCGCCTTTCACCGGGCGGACGCGGCCGGCTACGTTTTCTGGAGCGACCGCGTGATCGAACTCGACGCCATCAACCCGCAGGTCGCCGCACGCCTGGCGCGCGCCCTGGACCGCTGGAAGAAGCTGGCCGAACCCTGGCGCAGCGGCGCCCGTGAGGCCATCGCCCGCGTGGCCGCACGCCCCGACCTGAGCAACGACGTGCGCGAGGTTGTCACCCGCGCACTGGCTGATTGA